The Candidatus Nomurabacteria bacterium genomic sequence CTGTGTGTCGCTACCGGCAGAGAAGTTGCTGCTGAACTGAGTCCAGGCTTCGATTGTGTTTTTTTGTGACAGCGACAAAGAAGGTGAGTCGGGTACACTGACGGACGACGTTGAACCATTGAGTGACAAGGCGTTGTTGAGGTTTCCTGCACTAAACGTTGCGTTACTGACGGTACCGTTATTGCCGTTGGACGAGCTGTCCGTAAGTGTCGAGCCGGTTGATTCGTCCATGTGGTAGAGGGCGGCAGTATTTGCATCGTTGGCATAGTTTTGAGCTTTGAACTGAGCGTCGGATCCGGGAAGCTCGATGCCAGAATCAAATGAATAATCGCTACTGTTTGAGAAATTAAATGAATCTACCAAGTCAGAGAGGGCAAAAGCTTTTTCGTAGGCGCCGAACATTGCAACGCCGACAACCAGCGAATATAAGACCAATATATATGTATGCATGTGCGAGTGGTACTTTTTGTCGTGCCATGCGTCGTACCACCGCAGTTTGCTCCGTAGGTGCTCGTGAGGACGTTTCGCTATATGGCGGTGTGTTGTTTTTACAACGGCCGCACCGGCCTTCACACCCTTGACGGCAATGCGCTTGCCATGGTGAGACAAGCGTTTTGCGTGTGGTTTGGCACGCAACAAAACAGAGGAAGGGCGTTGCTTCACCCCACTATCTGTGTGTTTTGTTTTATGTTGTGTCTGTTTCACTCTCAATGGAACCCTCTTGTAAATCCCACCTCTGTTAAGGTTACTTTTGAGTATACCATACTCCTTGTGCTTTCCATATATTATATATAGCAAATAAAAAGGCCACGTACGAAGACGTGGCGCACTGCGCAAAAATTAATAAGCCATACAAATAGATGATACGCACCTTACCCTATACCCCGAACGTCTGCTTTTTGCGGATGTTGATTTTACGCAAGTATATGAGTGGCTGTAAATTTCGTCAACCATAACTGAATATACGATTAAAGGTTGTTTTTTGAATTGCGTCCGTGCATAGTAGTAGCCATAAAGGCTATGATTGAGCAAACAAAGCTGCCAACAGGATGGGATTATCATCATACTTTATACCCTCGCAGGGGGTATAAAAGTGGGGGCTTAACAAACGACTGGCGTGAGAGCCCTGCGATGATCGTGCCTATGCGCCGTATGCGAACTCAAAACGAACATCAGGGTTTGCACGACGATGTGCCACCGGAACCCCTGCCGAGCGATGCTCTGGCCGGCTACGCTCTGCGTATTTGCGAGGAGCTAGAGCAAGAGGAAATTACGGCGCTACAAGCATTTAAATTAGTACGAGACGAGCTATATAACCTTTCAGTCAGGCGTTCGAAACGTGAGCTTGGCCACGAGGCGGTTCGGTTTGTCAGATTTTTTGATTTGCAACGCAAGCATATGTGCGAAGTGCCTTTGCCAGGAATATAGTCAAGCAGTTCGCTTGATAGCTTGACGAACTACCCTTATATTATGTACAATTACCTCTAGAATCCTTGTCTAAGCTTGCTCTCATGCCGCAGCTAGCGGGTTCTGTTATTCCGGCGTAGCTCAGCGGTAGAGCATTCGACTGTTAATCGAATGGCCACTGGTTCGAATCCAGTCGCCGGAGCCAAGCAATAGCCACCCGCAAGGGTGGCTTTTGCTTGGCTCCCACTACGTGTTTTTCGAACCAGTGGCGCGACAGCTTTAGCTGGCGCTAGCCACTGGTTCGGCGCAGCGCAGCGAAATTCTGGAAAAGTTTACTTTTGCCAGAATAAGCAAGCGGAGGAGCGGAGTGAAACGGAGCGATATCCAGTCGCAATTATCTAATAATAATGTGAACAATAATCGTAGCCATAACACTAGCAACGATATTCAATAGAAAGTCGATGATAATATTTTTCATCTTAGCTCCTATAAAAAAGCACGTATCGGCTCTTACTTGCCGAACGCGCCTGTATCTTTTTAGGTAGCGTTGCTCCTTCTATAATTATACAGGAAAATGATTATGTTTGGAAACGGAGGAGGCTTTAGCCGATATCCAGTCGTAAAAAGTATAATTGGCACTCTTGACACGAGAGTGCCAATTTTCTATACTATATATAGAAGCTTTTATGCTTCTCTGGAAACCATTAAAACAATGATGAAAGGAGAAAATTATGAGCAATCTTGTAAAGTGGGATCCTTTTACAGAACTTTCTGTATTACAAAAACAGTTTTTCGGTGACGATTGGATGTCACCGGTCAAGGGAATGAACATTCCTACTACGGATGTTTATACAAAAGACAACGAGCTGGTCGTTGAGGCTCATCTGCCAAACTTTGATCAGGACGATATAAACATTCAGGTTGAGGAAGGCTCTTTGATTGTTAGCGCAGAACGGCACGAAAAAGAAGAGGATAAAGATAAAAAATACGTTGTGCGCGAAAGTTCAAGCAGCTTTTATCGTCGTATCGCTTTGCCAAAGCGTGCGGACGCTGACAAAATCGAAGCACATCTTAACGAAGGAGTGTTGACAGTAAAGGTGCCGCTAGCGCCGCTTTCAGAACCAAAAAAAATCGCTATTTCAAGCAACAAGAAAAAGTGGAGAAGTTTTCAGAGGAAGAGGCTCATTCACGAGTCTCTTCCTGAATATGGGTAAAAATTGCCTCAGTCTGACCCCGCCATAGAGCTTTGGTACGTTATAAAAATGTGAGTGGAGAATAGGAGGAAGCTATGACAAATACGACATTACAGCCCGGGCGCGTCGCGACGTATCCGGCATTAATGAGTACGAGTCAAAATAGGTTAGATACATTGCCTCTTGGTGCAAATCGTAATCGCGAACTGTTTAAACTGCGTGCTTCTTATTTTGTTGAACTTTTTCCGGATGAATTAGTAATCCAGGAAAAACAATATCTGTCATTGTCAACCAATTTTTCGTTTCGTCTACGGAAACTATGCCCGTGAGAGATATTGGAAGAGTAGTATATATCGAAACTCCCCTTTTTGGAGGCCTGAGAATTATTGGTAAAAATACGCAACACGAACTGAGAATAAAAGGTCTTAACAAGAAGCAGGCCATAAAGGCTAAAGAGATTATCGAAGGTCTGATACTTGTAAATGCAGGAGTTGTCGATGTGCCGTATTGGACTGAAACTGATTATCGCAGAGACATGTTGGCTGAAGCTGGGCGTAATCAGGGGAATTAATGCGATCTGCGCCACAAGATGTGCTATAGGAAAATAATTACACGGTTCAAAATCCGTACGATGATCTAGCATGTATTTCACAGAGAATTTACATAGTATTTGCGTGCGAAGATTTTTGAGAAAATTTAAAGAAGAGCCAAGCTAGGGTGACGGCCGTTAAACTGACGACTATGAGCAACGAAAAATATTTGTCGTTATACGGGGTTTTCGTTGCCGACATTAATATTGTACGATGTTTAATTTTGTAGTGTGCCTACCACCGTACATAATTGAAAAATAATCACAAAAATGATATACTATCAAAATTATGAGTGATAGAGAGTACGAGTTGGCAGAAAAAATGCGCATTAAGCGTTTGTGTAAAGAGAATTTTGGTGTGGATTTACGTATTAATACCATTGTTGCTTCTGACGTAGAGATGACACAAGACGATTCTTATACGACGATTTTT encodes the following:
- a CDS encoding Hsp20/alpha crystallin family protein — translated: MSNLVKWDPFTELSVLQKQFFGDDWMSPVKGMNIPTTDVYTKDNELVVEAHLPNFDQDDINIQVEEGSLIVSAERHEKEEDKDKKYVVRESSSSFYRRIALPKRADADKIEAHLNEGVLTVKVPLAPLSEPKKIAISSNKKKWRSFQRKRLIHESLPEYG